A single region of the Sorghum bicolor cultivar BTx623 chromosome 9, Sorghum_bicolor_NCBIv3, whole genome shotgun sequence genome encodes:
- the LOC110430234 gene encoding uncharacterized protein LOC110430234, with product MTGCKPCPTPVDTQGKLSEAEGSPVADPTAYRSLAGALQYLTFTRPDITYAVQQVCLHMHDPREPHLTALKRLLRYLRGTVDYGLLLHRSPSTELVVYTDADWAGCPDTRRSTSGYAVFLGGNLVSWSSKRQPVVSRSSAEAECRAVANGMAEASWLRQLLAELHSPLSRSTLVYCDNVSAVYLSTNPVQHQRTKHVEIDLHFVRDRVAVGDVRVLHVPTTSQFADIFTKGLPSSTFAEFRTSLNITGG from the coding sequence ATGACTGGCTGCAAGCCCTGCCCCACTCCGGTTGACACTCAGGGCAAGTTGTCAGAGGCCGAGGGTAGTCCAGTGGCAGATCCCACTGCGTACCGGAGTCTTGCTGGTGCACTTCAGTACCTCACTTTCACCAGGCCGGACATCACATACGCCGTGCAGCAGGTTTGTCTCCACATGCATGATCCTCGAGAGCCCCACCTGACTGCTCTCAAGCGCCTTCTCCGCTACCTCCGCGGCACCGTCGACTACGGGTTGCTTCTTCACCGGTCTCCCTCCACCGAGCTGGTCGTCTACACTGACGCTGACTGGGCCGGGTGCCCGGACACTCGGCGCTCTACCTCCGGCTACGCCGTCTTCTTAGGCGGCAACCTCGTGTCCTGGTCGTCCAAGCGTCAGCCGGTTGTCTCCcgctccagtgccgaggcggagtGCCGCGCTGTTGCTAACGGCATGGCTGAGGCTTCCTGGCTCcggcagctcctcgccgagctTCACAGCCCCCTCTCCAGGAGCACGCtggtctactgcgacaacgtcagtgcggtgtacctctccaccaacccggTCCAGCACCAGAGGACCAAGCACGTGGAGATCGACCTACACTTCGTCCGGGACCGGGTCGCTGTCGGCGATGTTCGGGTCCTCCACGTCCCGACCACCTCCCAgttcgccgacatcttcaccaagggtctcCCGTCCTCGACCTTCGCCGAGTTCCGcaccagcctcaacatcaccgGTGGCTAG
- the LOC8068664 gene encoding basic proline-rich protein, whose protein sequence is MENQKFSMYRARFSLPSLSFPSRRRLLPAAGWPACASAMAAPPPFPASYSFPPLASPASAPPQGGAPAPGGRPPAADLYAPGAARPPGALPAAARRPPASAPPQGGAHAPGGRPLGVAPRDAPARPPAAATPGLYAPEPGAGARPPGGAPARPQGAAPPSAAAASLLLAAAAVLPPPSLRAGAAPGAASPGASAGLARPPGAPLPGAAANALATALDAARAERGLGGPPDVCPGLSAPLPGAAAAARIAAWTTPPLPSSPLGPPPSEPSEGGGGGRSGSHRRRRGNSEPHPPAAVLTGAPPGARPVGGDPAAWASFHNPWSRAMLPLQAPGGATPRPATAMLACAPPGSLSASPGAPPPAVLPRPVGWGPTALANCFSAMTPTPPVGPYWVADSGATYHTTPDPSILSSVHPPSSHPSSIMVANGSCLLVTSVGAAGAHGSFRLPDVLVAPSMVHNLLSIRRFTADNSCSVEFDSSGLTFSLTIKAVQCDNGREFDNSTSRAFFLSHGVQLRMSCPYTSSQNGKAERMIRTTNDTIRTLLLQASLPARFWAESLHTSTYLLNRLPSTACPAPTPHHALFGTPPRYDHLRVFGCACYPNTTATAPHKLAPRSTLCVFLGYSPDHKGYRCYDLTSRRVLISRHVVFDEFVFPFSTTTTPASAPDLDFFSSCPADPVAQPPLLFPAGSAPPRSSPALCPGSSPTGVARGSVPCTGPLATPLQVVPATTPDAGPGTPVSVPPAPCTQPVPVGPPARFAQPVRVYQRRARPVPPPPPPGVASTLCLSRHHRWSPLRRPRLLRHRGHRLHVLCRRCTTRRFFTATRVMSTRW, encoded by the exons ATGGAAAATCAGAAGTTTAGCATGTATCGAGCTAGGTTCTCTctcccctccctctccttccccagccgccgccgcctgctgccAGCCGCCGGCTGGCCGGCGTGCGCCTCTGCCATGGCTGCACCTCCTCCATTCCCCGCCTCCTATAGCTTCCCACCCCTTGCTTCGCCCGCCTCTGCCCCTCCGCAGGGCGGCGCGCCTGCACctggcggccgtccgccggcGGCGGACCTGTACGCGCCCGGAGCCGCGCGCCCGCCAGGTGCCCTGCCGGCAGCCGCCCGCCGTCCGCCCGCCTCTGCCCCTCCGCAGGGGGGCGCGCACGCGCCTGGCGGCCGTCCGCTGGGGGTCGCGCCCAGGGACGCGCCCGCCCGTCCACCGGCGGCTGCTACACCAGGCCTGTACGCGCCCGAGCCAGGAGCAGGTGCTCGCCCGCCAGGGGGCGCACCCGCCCGTCCGCAGGGGGCTGCTCcacccagcgccgccgccgcctccctccTCCTGGCCGCGGCTGCCGttctccctcctccctcgcTGCGCGCAGGTGCGGCCCCCGGCGCAGCCAGTCCTGGCGCGAGCGCGGGCCTAGCGCGGCCTCCAGGCGCGCCCCTCCCTGGCGCTGCTGCCAATGCCCTCGCCACCGCCCTCGACGCCGCCCGGGCTGAGCGAGGGTTGGGGGGGCCGCCTGACGTGTGCCCGGGGCTCAGTGCTCCCCTCCCtggtgctgctgccgccgcccgcATCGCTGCCTGGACTACTCCTCCGCTGCCGTCGTCTCCTCTTGGCCCTCCTCCCTCCGAGCCGAGcgagggtggggggggggggcgaaGTGGCAGCCATCGCCGTCGACGTGGAAACAGTGAGCCTCACCCACCTGCGGCGGTGCTCACAGGTGCTCCTCCGGGGGCCCGACCTGTTGGTGGGGACCCGGCGGCCTGGGCATCTTTCCACAACCCGTGGTCGCGGGCCATGTTGCCTCTCCAGGCTCCCGGCGGTGCAACTCCTCGCCCGGCGACGGCCATGCTCGCTTGTGCTCCTCCAGGGTCTCTTTCCGCATCTCCTGGGGCCCCACCTCCCGCCGTATTGCCCAGGCCTGTCGGTTGGGGCCCGACGGCCTTGGCCAACTGTTTCAGCGCCATGACTCCGACTCCTCCTGTCGGGCCATACTGGGTCGCCGACTCGGGAGCCACTTACCACACCACTCCCGACCCGAGTATCCTCTCCTCCGTTCACCCTCCTTCCTCTCATCCTTCGTCCATCATGGTTGCCAATGGCTCGTGTCTTCTTGTCACCTCTGTGGGTGCCGCCGGCGCTCATGGCTCCTTTCGCCTTCCCGACGTCCTTGTTGCCCCTTCTATGGTTCACAACCTTCTTTCTATTCGTCGGTTTACAGCTGACAATTCCTGCTCGGTTGAGTTTGATTCTTCTGGTCTTACT TTCAGCCTCACCATCAAGGCCGTCCAGTGTGACAATGGCCGGGAATTCGATAACTCCACCTCCCGTGCCTTCTTTCTCTCACACGGTGTCCAGTTGCGCATGTCCTGTCCGTATACCTCCTCCCAGAACGGCAAGGCTGAGCGCATGATTCGCACCACCAACGACACCATCCGCACCCTTCTACTCCAGGCGTCCCTACCCGCTCGCTTCTGGGCTGAGAGCCTGCACACCTCCACCTATCTCCTTAACCGCCTTCCTTCCACTGCCTGTCCCGCTCCTACCCCTCATCATGCTCTGTTCGGCACCCCTCCTCGGTATGACCACCTTCGTGTTTTCGGGTGTGCGTGCTACCCTAACACCACGGCCACTGCTCCCCACAAGCTGGCACCCCGTTCGACTCTCTGTGTCTTCCTCGGGTACTCTCCGGACCACAAGGGGTACCGGTGCTATGATCTTACCTCTCGTCGCGTCCTCATCTCTCGCCATGTGGTGTTTGATGAGTTTGTCTTCCCtttctccaccaccaccacaccgGCTTCCGCCCCTGACCTCGACTTCTTCTCGTCGTGTCCCGCTGACCCGGTGGCCCAGCCACCTTTACTGTTTCCTGCAGGATCTGCTCCACCGAGGTCTTCGCCGGCATTGTGCCCCGGCTCGTCGCCCACCGGTGTGGCTCGGGGCTCTGTGCCTTGCACGGGTCCGTTGGCCACGCCCCTCCAGGTGGTTCCTGCAACTACACCTGACGCGGGCCCGGGGACGCCGGTGTCTGTTCCTCCGGCACCCTGCACCCAGCCGGTGCCTGTTGGACCCCCGGCGCGCTTCGCGCAGCCGGTGCGCGTCTACCAGCGCCGGGCGCGGCCGGTCCCGCCTCCTCCGCCACCGGGGGTGGCCTCTACGCTCTGCCTCAGTCGCCACCACCGGTGGTCTCCTCTCCGCCGGCCACGCCTACTCCGCCACCGTGGGCACCGACTGCACGTGCTGTGTCGCCGGTGTACCACCCGCCGATTCTTCACCGCGACCCGCGTCATGTCCACCCGATGGTGA
- the LOC8067317 gene encoding scarecrow-like protein 9 — MDNPEYCEINSNITLNYVNQLLMEESADENISTYKHHDALQAMEKPFYDILGKAYPSSPKQTVINSGSQSNFPDDINNNYHDLECSGSSVSDILGCKAVRLIDIDGGSELCNVVLQFNRTAEEARKLVPSIEKLVVDPESNGLSSSKQTIEATIGQHSKHTNKIRSHPHVDLELVERRNSKHSAISTSEIIRDEIFDRVLLCDEQYHCDVAHLREMKAKEANISLQYVRNTGSAQGKEKSQGKKQEKEEVDLRALLIQCAQAISSNNHPFASELLKKIRHHSSPYGDGFQRLAIYFADALEARVAGTGSQMYQKLVVKQTSCLDMLKAYSLFIAASPFVRVAYYFGNKTIVDVLGGRPRVHIIDFGILFGFQWPSLIQRLAKREGGPPQLRITGINVPETGFRPCKTIEETGKRLAEYARMFNVPFQYQGVASRWEDIYIPDLNIDKDEVLIVNCLHKMKNLGDETEDIDSARDRVLRIMKRMNPNVLIIGVMNGLYSSPFFLPRFREALFYYSSQFDMLNSTVAQNHEARILIERDLLGADVFNVVACEGAERIERPESYKQWQVRILKAGFKQLPVNQTILKSSLDRKELYHEDFVIDEDSGWLLQGWKGRIMHALSSWKRKDS, encoded by the coding sequence ATGGACAACCCTGAGTACTGTGAGATAAACTCAAACATAACTCTCAACTATGTAAACCAACTATTGATGGAAGAAAGCGCTGATGAGAATATTAGCACATACAAACATCATGATGCACTCCAGGCCATGGAGAAGCCCTTCTACGATATTCTTGGAAAGGCATATCCATCCTCACCTAAACAGACTGTGATCAATAGTGGCAGTCAATCAAATTTCCCTGATGATATTAACAACAATTATCATGACCTGGAATGCAGTGGTAGCTCTGTCAGTGATATTCTTGGGTGCAAGGCTGTGCGCTTGATAGACATAGATGGCGGTTCTGAACTTTGCAATGTGGTTTTGCAATTCAACAGAACTGCTGAGGAAGCAAGGAAGCTTGTTCCAAGTATCGAGAAATTGGTAGTTGATCCAGAGAGCAATGGCCTTTCCAGTTCCAAACAAACAATTGAGGCAACAATTGGACAACATAGCAAGCATACAAACAAAATAAGGAGCCACCCTcatgtggacttggagttggTGGAGAGGAGAAACAGTAAGCATTCAGCAATCTCAACAAGTGAAATAATCCGGGATGAAATATTTGACAGAGTTCTGCTCTGTGATGAACAGTATCATTGCGATGTTGCTCACCTTAGAGAAATGAAGGCAAAAGAAGCAAACATATCTCTGCAGTATGTTCGAAACACAGGATCCGCCCAAGGAAAAGAGAAGTCACAAGGTAAGAAGCAAGAAAAGGAAGAGGTTGATCTCAGGGCTCTTCTAATCCAGTGTGCACAGGCGATATCATCTAACAACCATCCATTTGCCAGTGAGCTACTGAAAAAGATCAGGCATCATTCTTCGCCATATGGAGATGGTTTTCAGAGGCTGGCAATTTATTTTGCAGATGCTCTTGAGGCACGTGTGGCTGGGACTGGGAGTCAAATGTATCAGAAGTTAGTGGTGAAGCAAACAAGCTGCTTAGACATGCTGAAGGCCTACAGCCTTTTCATTGCAGCAAGCCCTTTCGTCAGGGTAGCATACTACTTTGGCAATAAAACAATCGTTGATGTACTGGGGGGTCGACCAAGGGTGCATATAATTGATTTTGGCATCTTGTTTGGCTTTCAATGGCCATCGCTAATCCAGCGGCTTGCAAAGCGAGAAGGTGGACCCCCTCAACTTCGCATCACAGGTATCAATGTACCTGAGACAGGTTTTCGCCCCTGCAAAACAATTGAGGAGACAGGAAAGCGGTTGGCTGAGTATGCAAGAATGTTCAATGTACCTTTTCAGTACCAAGGTGTTGCCTCACGATGGGAAGACATATACATTCCAGATCTCAACATTGACAAGGACGAGGTGCTCATAGTCAACTGCTTGCACAAAATGAAAAACCTTGGCGATGAGACAGAAGACATAGATAGTGCAAGGGATAGGGTACTGCGTATCATGAAGAGGATGAATCCAAATGTTCTCATAATTGGTGTCATGAATGGGTTGTACAGCTCCCCGTTCTTCCTACCACGATTCAGAGAGGCTTTGTTCTATTACTCATCACAGTTTGACATGCTAAATTCAACTGTTGCACAGAATCACGAGGCAAGGATCCTGATAGAGAGGGATCTCCTTGGGGCAGATGTGTTTAATGTTGTAGCATGTGAAGGTGCAGAGAGGATCGAGAGGCCAGAGAGTTACAAACAATGGCAAGTAAGAATCCTCAAGGCTGGGTTCAAGCAACTTCCTGTTAATCAGACCATTCTAAAGAGTTCACTAGACAGAAAGGAGCTTTATCATGAAGACTTTGTCATTGACGAAGATAGTGGCTGGTTGCTGCAGGGATGGAAAGGAAGGATAATGCATGCACTTTCTTCATGGAAACGTAAAGATTCATAG